The following are encoded together in the Salvelinus alpinus chromosome 29, SLU_Salpinus.1, whole genome shotgun sequence genome:
- the LOC139558576 gene encoding ras/Rap GTPase-activating protein SynGAP-like isoform X3 has protein sequence MSYVSSQDGICASPLSSRPQTPSNGLAYDPPGWNPCRSMRTGSQRYMFDQEEVHPLLMRERRSGSQRSERTKLLRRTVSVPVEGRHQHPEIEHTRARRKSIATARQPSMETPPTAPPQPFRQQSFLSRKLKGSIKRAKSQPKLDRTSSFRHMILPRFRSADQERTRLMQSFKESHSHESLLSPSSAAEALDLTLDEDAVIKPVHSSILGQEYCFEVTTISGTKCFACRSAAERDKWIENLQRAIKPNKDNSRRVDNVLKLWIIEARDLPPKKRYYCELCLDDMLYARTTSKPRTDTVFWGEHFEFNNLPAIRSLRLHLYKETDKKRRKEKSTYLGLVTIPISSITGRQFVEQWYPVIQPSALAKGGGVGGGKVINASIRLKSRYQTMSILPMELYKEFAEYITNNYRTLCAVLEPLLSVKSKEEVAFALVHILQSTGKAKDFLSDMAMCEVDRFMDREHLIFRENTLATKAIEEYLKLIGHRYLKDAIGEFIRALYESEENCEVDPMRTPPSVLADHQANLRMCCELALCKIVNSHCVFPRELKDVFASWRVRCAERGREDIADRLISSSLFLRFLCPAIMSPSLFNLTQEYPGERTSRTLTLIAKVVQNLASFSKFSGKEDHMCFMNEFLEMEWGSMQQFLYEISNMDTGSNAGGFEGYIDLGRELSVLHSLLWEVMAQLSKDAILKLGPLPRLLNDISVALRNPQLHRQASHQPDRQQDRLITRPSFNRMVSSDFQSLMMRDLNSSIDISRLPSPTSGLSGGGVLSSHVSMGSFAERDPRGSKDVFYVTRPPLARSSPAYCTSSSDITEPDPKVLSVNKSVSMMDLQDSRMNSISNLHSVGDMLNSSQASIAGLGHSFGNLGGPLRMGGHMSAGGSGGSGLRLSQMGGPLHQMGGPTDSLSQQQQHAAAAMHFPLSFQNPLFHLAADGPRGQSHSRPQAQPPPPPLLLAPELDNAHHQQGYVRAFGHGGFSRSEDLSALRPQSSLVQPSIVHSHSYSDDYTRQNQNAEYARRQLSLQVQENLQQQILMGMTPQTATGMGTPTSLATPPSTVHPVRHGSVAPPPPQRLKSQLSISPGATSTPPKTRPQSRNLLLQSPESSFGGRQPSPQQQQQQQLSVKQSDSPAPGLPRQSSSARDGQGAPQGGNGENTDTPTKSSKQPQTTDTPTKSTKQPQQQSQQQQQQQPPQQHLLKPTVNKQASQSPSTLTPNERTVAWVSNMPHLSADIEILRSSSNLEDLKLKEYSKSMDESRMDRVKEYEEEIHSLKERLIMSHRKLEEYERRMLSQEQQTSKILSQYQSRLDDSERMLRQQQLEKDSQIKGIINRLMAVEDELRVSAIPEIKPRMFREQICQPIQPFYGGHPGT, from the exons agcaCACTCGCGCTCGCAGGAAGAGCATTGCCACTGCGAGACAGCCAAGCATGGAAACCCCTCCCACTGCCCCCCCACAACCCTTCAGACAACAA AGCTTCCTCAGTCGAAAGTTGAAGGGCTCCATCAAGAGGGCAAAGAGCCAGCCCAAACTGGATCGAACCAGCAGCTTCCGCCACATGATTCTACCCCGTTTCCGTAGTGCTGATCAGGAGAG gACCCGTCTAATGCAGAGCTTCAAGGAGTCCCACTCTCACGAGTCCCTGCTTTCCCCTAGCAGTGCAGCGGAGGCTCTGGACCTCACGCTGGATGAAGATGCTGTCATCAAACCTGTCCACTCCAGCATATTGGGCCAGGAATACTGCTTTGAG GTGACCACCATTTCAGGGACGAAATGCTTTGCCTGCCGCTCGGCCGCTGAGAGAGACAAATGGATTGAGAATCTACAGAGAGCTATCAAGCCCAACAAG GACAACAGTCGAAGGGTGGACAATGTGCTTAAGCTGTGGATCATTGAGGCCAGGGACCTTCCGCCTAAGAAGCGGTACTATTGCGAGCTGTGTCTGGATGACATGCTGTACGCACGCACCACTAGCAAGCCGCGTACGGACACAGTCTTCTGGGGCGAGCACTTTGAGTTCAACAACTTGCCTGCCATTCGCAGCCTACGCCTGCACCTTTACAAGGAGACAGACAAAAAGAGAcgcaag GAGAAGAGCACGTACCTCGGCCTGGTCACTATCCCCATATCGAGCATCACAGGCAGGCAGTTTGTGGAGCAGTGGTACCCGGTGATCCAGCCCAGTGCTTTGGCTAAGGGTGGCGGTGTAGGCGGTGGCAAGGTCATCAATGCCTCAATCCGCCTCAAGTCCCGCTACCAGACCATGAGTATCCTGCCCATGGAGCTGTACAAGGAGTTCGCTGAGTACATCACCAATAACTACCGTACGCTGTGTGCCGTGCTGGAGCCTCTGCTCAGTGTCAAAAGCAAAGAGGAGGTGGCGTTCGCGCTGGTACACATTCTCCAGAGCACAGGCAAGGCCAAG GACTTCCTTTCAGACATGGCGATGTGCGAGGTGGATAGATTCATGGACAGAGAGCACCTGATCTTTCGAGAGAACACCCTTGCTACTAAAGCCATAGAGGAGTACCTCAAATTGATAGGGCACCGGTACCTCAAGGATGCCATAG GGGAGTTCATTCGAGCATTATACGAGTCCGAGGAGAATTGTGAAGTGGATCCCATGCGCACTCCACCGTCTGTCCTCGCCGACCACCAAGCCAATCTCCGCATGTGCTGCGAGCTGGCACTCTGCAAGATTGTCAACTCTCATTG TGTGTTTCCGCGGGAGCTGAAGGATGTCTTTGCCTCTTGGAGGGTCAGGTGTGCCGAGCGGGGAAGGGAGGACATCGCAGACCGCCTCATCAGCTCCTCCCTCTTTCTACGCTTCCTGTGTCCCGCCATCATGTCGCCCTCTCTCTTCAACCTCACCCAGGAGTACCCCGGAGAGCGGACATCCCGCACTCTTACCCTCATCGCCAAGGTGGTGCAGAACCTGGCCAGCTTCTCCAA GTTTAGTGGCAAAGAGGATCACATGTGTTTCATGAATGAGTTTTTGGAGATGGAGTGGGGCTCCATGCAGCAATTCCTGTACGAGATCTCCAACATGGACACGGGGAGCAACGCCGGGGGCTTTGAGGGCTACATTGACCTGGGCAGGGAGCTGTCGGTGCTCCACAGCCTGCTGTGGGAAGTCATGGCCCAACTGAGCAAG GATGCTATTCTGAAGCTTGGCCCCTTGCCACGTCTGCTGAATGACATCAGTGTAGCCTTGAGGAACCCCCAGCTCCACCGGCAGGCCAGccaccagccagacagacagcaggacagGCTCATCACACGGCCCTCCTTCAATCGCATGGTATCATCTGATTTCCAGAGCCTCATGATGCGGGATCTCAACAG CTCAATAGACATCTCCCGTCTCCCCTCCCCAACCTCGGGATTATCTGGGGGTGGGGTCCTCTCGTCTCACGTCAGCATGGGAAGCTTTGCAGAACGAGACCCCCGCGGTTCAAAGGACGTTTTCTACGTGACCCGTCCCCCCTTGGCTCGGTCCAGCCCTGCGTACTGCACCAGCAGTTCTGACATCACTGAGCCAGACCCAAAG GTCCTCAGTGTGAACAAAAGCGTGTCCATGATGGACCTGCAGGACTCACGCATGAACAGCATCTCCAACCTCCATTCGGTGGGTGATATGCTCAACTCCTCCCAGGCCTCCATAGCAGGCCTGGGTCACAGTTTCGGGAACCTGGGAGGCCCGCTTCGCATGGGAGGCCACATGTCCGCCGGTGGCTCGGGGGGCTCTGGTTTGAGGCTGAGCCAGATGGGGGGACCCCTCCACCAAATGGGAGGTCCCACCGACTCTCTCTCCCAGCAGCAGCAACATGCGGCGGCCGCCATGcacttccccctctccttccagaaCCCCCTCTTCCATCTGGCTGCCGACGGCCCTCGGGGTCAGTCTCACAGTCGTCCTCAAGCCCAGCCGCCTCCCCCTCCGCTCCTGCTGGCCCCAGAGCTTGACAATGCCCACCACCAACAGGGCTACGTGCGGGCATTCGGCCACGGCGGCTTCTCGCGCAGCGAGGATCTGTCGGCCCTGCGGCCACAGAGCAGTCTGGTGCAGCCCAGTATTGTCCACTCGCACAGCTACAGTGACGACTACACGCGGCAGAACCAGAACGCTGAATACGCCCGGCGCCAGCTTTCGCTGCAAGTGCAG gagaaTCTCCAGCAGCAAATTCTTATGGGCATGACCCCTCAGACGGCGACAGGCATGGGCACTCCCACCTCCTTGGCCACTCCCCCTTCTACCGTGCACCCTGTCCGTCATGGCTCCGTAGCACCGCCTCCCCCGCAGCGCCTCAAATCCCAGCTGTCCATCAGCCCCGGGGCCACCTCCACCCCTCCCAAGACCCGCCCCCAGAGCAGGAACCTCCTTCTCCAGTCGCCCGAGTCCAGCTTTGGCGGCAGGCAGCCCTCGccacagcaacaacagcagcagcagttgtCCGTCAAACAGTCTGACAGCCCAGCCCCTGGTCTCCCACGCCAGTCGAGCTCTGCAAGGGACGGCCAGGGGGCGCCACAAGGGGGCAACGGAGAGAACACAGACACCCCGACTAAGAGCTCCAAGCAgcctcagaccacagacaccccGACTAAGAGCACCAAGCAACCTCAGCAGCagtcccagcagcagcagcaacagcagcctCCACAGCAGCACCTGCTCAAGCCCACAGTCAATAAACAG GCTTCTCAGTCCCCCTCCACCCTGACACCCAACGAGCGCACTGTGGCCTGGGTGTCCAACATGCCACACCTCTCTGCCGACATCGAAATATTGCGTAGCTCATCGAACCTTGAGGACCTCAAGCTGAAGGAGTACTCCAAGAGCATGGACGAGTCTCGCATGGATAGG GTAAAGGAATACGAGGAGGAGATCCATTCTCTGAAGGAGCGCCTGATAATGTCCCATCGGAAGCTGGAGGAGTATGAGCGCAGGATGCTTTCACAGGAGCAGCAGACCAGCAAGATCCTATCACAGTACCAGAGCCGGCTGGACGACAGCGAGCGCATGCTGAGGCAGCAGCAGCTAGAGAAGGACAGCCAAATCAAAGGCATTATCAACAG GCTGATGGCTGTGGAGGATGAGTTGAGAGTGAGTGCCATTCCTGAAATTAAGCCCAGAATGTTCAGAGAGCAGATCTGTCAG
- the LOC139558576 gene encoding ras/Rap GTPase-activating protein SynGAP-like isoform X5, with product METPPTAPPQPFRQQSFLSRKLKGSIKRAKSQPKLDRTSSFRHMILPRFRSADQERTRLMQSFKESHSHESLLSPSSAAEALDLTLDEDAVIKPVHSSILGQEYCFEVTTISGTKCFACRSAAERDKWIENLQRAIKPNKDNSRRVDNVLKLWIIEARDLPPKKRYYCELCLDDMLYARTTSKPRTDTVFWGEHFEFNNLPAIRSLRLHLYKETDKKRRKEKSTYLGLVTIPISSITGRQFVEQWYPVIQPSALAKGGGVGGGKVINASIRLKSRYQTMSILPMELYKEFAEYITNNYRTLCAVLEPLLSVKSKEEVAFALVHILQSTGKAKDFLSDMAMCEVDRFMDREHLIFRENTLATKAIEEYLKLIGHRYLKDAIGEFIRALYESEENCEVDPMRTPPSVLADHQANLRMCCELALCKIVNSHCVFPRELKDVFASWRVRCAERGREDIADRLISSSLFLRFLCPAIMSPSLFNLTQEYPGERTSRTLTLIAKVVQNLASFSKFSGKEDHMCFMNEFLEMEWGSMQQFLYEISNMDTGSNAGGFEGYIDLGRELSVLHSLLWEVMAQLSKDAILKLGPLPRLLNDISVALRNPQLHRQASHQPDRQQDRLITRPSFNRMVSSDFQSLMMRDLNSSIDISRLPSPTSGLSGGGVLSSHVSMGSFAERDPRGSKDVFYVTRPPLARSSPAYCTSSSDITEPDPKVLSVNKSVSMMDLQDSRMNSISNLHSVGDMLNSSQASIAGLGHSFGNLGGPLRMGGHMSAGGSGGSGLRLSQMGGPLHQMGGPTDSLSQQQQHAAAAMHFPLSFQNPLFHLAADGPRGQSHSRPQAQPPPPPLLLAPELDNAHHQQGYVRAFGHGGFSRSEDLSALRPQSSLVQPSIVHSHSYSDDYTRQNQNAEYARRQLSLQVQENLQQQILMGMTPQTATGMGTPTSLATPPSTVHPVRHGSVAPPPPQRLKSQLSISPGATSTPPKTRPQSRNLLLQSPESSFGGRQPSPQQQQQQQLSVKQSDSPAPGLPRQSSSARDGQGAPQGGNGENTDTPTKSSKQPQTTDTPTKSTKQPQQQSQQQQQQQPPQQHLLKPTVNKQASQSPSTLTPNERTVAWVSNMPHLSADIEILRSSSNLEDLKLKEYSKSMDESRMDRVKEYEEEIHSLKERLIMSHRKLEEYERRMLSQEQQTSKILSQYQSRLDDSERMLRQQQLEKDSQIKGIINRLMAVEDELRVSAIPEIKPRMFREQICQEEDSSSLGSADPHGLPGGGGGTATTARPGVSFSGVSCASAPWNGALPPVPPPRLHISHNGELRGNRAYPSTTTMATPARSTASWTSATATSDPSLTGRRAV from the exons ATGGAAACCCCTCCCACTGCCCCCCCACAACCCTTCAGACAACAA AGCTTCCTCAGTCGAAAGTTGAAGGGCTCCATCAAGAGGGCAAAGAGCCAGCCCAAACTGGATCGAACCAGCAGCTTCCGCCACATGATTCTACCCCGTTTCCGTAGTGCTGATCAGGAGAG gACCCGTCTAATGCAGAGCTTCAAGGAGTCCCACTCTCACGAGTCCCTGCTTTCCCCTAGCAGTGCAGCGGAGGCTCTGGACCTCACGCTGGATGAAGATGCTGTCATCAAACCTGTCCACTCCAGCATATTGGGCCAGGAATACTGCTTTGAG GTGACCACCATTTCAGGGACGAAATGCTTTGCCTGCCGCTCGGCCGCTGAGAGAGACAAATGGATTGAGAATCTACAGAGAGCTATCAAGCCCAACAAG GACAACAGTCGAAGGGTGGACAATGTGCTTAAGCTGTGGATCATTGAGGCCAGGGACCTTCCGCCTAAGAAGCGGTACTATTGCGAGCTGTGTCTGGATGACATGCTGTACGCACGCACCACTAGCAAGCCGCGTACGGACACAGTCTTCTGGGGCGAGCACTTTGAGTTCAACAACTTGCCTGCCATTCGCAGCCTACGCCTGCACCTTTACAAGGAGACAGACAAAAAGAGAcgcaag GAGAAGAGCACGTACCTCGGCCTGGTCACTATCCCCATATCGAGCATCACAGGCAGGCAGTTTGTGGAGCAGTGGTACCCGGTGATCCAGCCCAGTGCTTTGGCTAAGGGTGGCGGTGTAGGCGGTGGCAAGGTCATCAATGCCTCAATCCGCCTCAAGTCCCGCTACCAGACCATGAGTATCCTGCCCATGGAGCTGTACAAGGAGTTCGCTGAGTACATCACCAATAACTACCGTACGCTGTGTGCCGTGCTGGAGCCTCTGCTCAGTGTCAAAAGCAAAGAGGAGGTGGCGTTCGCGCTGGTACACATTCTCCAGAGCACAGGCAAGGCCAAG GACTTCCTTTCAGACATGGCGATGTGCGAGGTGGATAGATTCATGGACAGAGAGCACCTGATCTTTCGAGAGAACACCCTTGCTACTAAAGCCATAGAGGAGTACCTCAAATTGATAGGGCACCGGTACCTCAAGGATGCCATAG GGGAGTTCATTCGAGCATTATACGAGTCCGAGGAGAATTGTGAAGTGGATCCCATGCGCACTCCACCGTCTGTCCTCGCCGACCACCAAGCCAATCTCCGCATGTGCTGCGAGCTGGCACTCTGCAAGATTGTCAACTCTCATTG TGTGTTTCCGCGGGAGCTGAAGGATGTCTTTGCCTCTTGGAGGGTCAGGTGTGCCGAGCGGGGAAGGGAGGACATCGCAGACCGCCTCATCAGCTCCTCCCTCTTTCTACGCTTCCTGTGTCCCGCCATCATGTCGCCCTCTCTCTTCAACCTCACCCAGGAGTACCCCGGAGAGCGGACATCCCGCACTCTTACCCTCATCGCCAAGGTGGTGCAGAACCTGGCCAGCTTCTCCAA GTTTAGTGGCAAAGAGGATCACATGTGTTTCATGAATGAGTTTTTGGAGATGGAGTGGGGCTCCATGCAGCAATTCCTGTACGAGATCTCCAACATGGACACGGGGAGCAACGCCGGGGGCTTTGAGGGCTACATTGACCTGGGCAGGGAGCTGTCGGTGCTCCACAGCCTGCTGTGGGAAGTCATGGCCCAACTGAGCAAG GATGCTATTCTGAAGCTTGGCCCCTTGCCACGTCTGCTGAATGACATCAGTGTAGCCTTGAGGAACCCCCAGCTCCACCGGCAGGCCAGccaccagccagacagacagcaggacagGCTCATCACACGGCCCTCCTTCAATCGCATGGTATCATCTGATTTCCAGAGCCTCATGATGCGGGATCTCAACAG CTCAATAGACATCTCCCGTCTCCCCTCCCCAACCTCGGGATTATCTGGGGGTGGGGTCCTCTCGTCTCACGTCAGCATGGGAAGCTTTGCAGAACGAGACCCCCGCGGTTCAAAGGACGTTTTCTACGTGACCCGTCCCCCCTTGGCTCGGTCCAGCCCTGCGTACTGCACCAGCAGTTCTGACATCACTGAGCCAGACCCAAAG GTCCTCAGTGTGAACAAAAGCGTGTCCATGATGGACCTGCAGGACTCACGCATGAACAGCATCTCCAACCTCCATTCGGTGGGTGATATGCTCAACTCCTCCCAGGCCTCCATAGCAGGCCTGGGTCACAGTTTCGGGAACCTGGGAGGCCCGCTTCGCATGGGAGGCCACATGTCCGCCGGTGGCTCGGGGGGCTCTGGTTTGAGGCTGAGCCAGATGGGGGGACCCCTCCACCAAATGGGAGGTCCCACCGACTCTCTCTCCCAGCAGCAGCAACATGCGGCGGCCGCCATGcacttccccctctccttccagaaCCCCCTCTTCCATCTGGCTGCCGACGGCCCTCGGGGTCAGTCTCACAGTCGTCCTCAAGCCCAGCCGCCTCCCCCTCCGCTCCTGCTGGCCCCAGAGCTTGACAATGCCCACCACCAACAGGGCTACGTGCGGGCATTCGGCCACGGCGGCTTCTCGCGCAGCGAGGATCTGTCGGCCCTGCGGCCACAGAGCAGTCTGGTGCAGCCCAGTATTGTCCACTCGCACAGCTACAGTGACGACTACACGCGGCAGAACCAGAACGCTGAATACGCCCGGCGCCAGCTTTCGCTGCAAGTGCAG gagaaTCTCCAGCAGCAAATTCTTATGGGCATGACCCCTCAGACGGCGACAGGCATGGGCACTCCCACCTCCTTGGCCACTCCCCCTTCTACCGTGCACCCTGTCCGTCATGGCTCCGTAGCACCGCCTCCCCCGCAGCGCCTCAAATCCCAGCTGTCCATCAGCCCCGGGGCCACCTCCACCCCTCCCAAGACCCGCCCCCAGAGCAGGAACCTCCTTCTCCAGTCGCCCGAGTCCAGCTTTGGCGGCAGGCAGCCCTCGccacagcaacaacagcagcagcagttgtCCGTCAAACAGTCTGACAGCCCAGCCCCTGGTCTCCCACGCCAGTCGAGCTCTGCAAGGGACGGCCAGGGGGCGCCACAAGGGGGCAACGGAGAGAACACAGACACCCCGACTAAGAGCTCCAAGCAgcctcagaccacagacaccccGACTAAGAGCACCAAGCAACCTCAGCAGCagtcccagcagcagcagcaacagcagcctCCACAGCAGCACCTGCTCAAGCCCACAGTCAATAAACAG GCTTCTCAGTCCCCCTCCACCCTGACACCCAACGAGCGCACTGTGGCCTGGGTGTCCAACATGCCACACCTCTCTGCCGACATCGAAATATTGCGTAGCTCATCGAACCTTGAGGACCTCAAGCTGAAGGAGTACTCCAAGAGCATGGACGAGTCTCGCATGGATAGG GTAAAGGAATACGAGGAGGAGATCCATTCTCTGAAGGAGCGCCTGATAATGTCCCATCGGAAGCTGGAGGAGTATGAGCGCAGGATGCTTTCACAGGAGCAGCAGACCAGCAAGATCCTATCACAGTACCAGAGCCGGCTGGACGACAGCGAGCGCATGCTGAGGCAGCAGCAGCTAGAGAAGGACAGCCAAATCAAAGGCATTATCAACAG GCTGATGGCTGTGGAGGATGAGTTGAGAGTGAGTGCCATTCCTGAAATTAAGCCCAGAATGTTCAGAGAGCAGATCTGTCAG